From Candidatus Thermodiscus eudorianus:
GAAGTCCCCGTCGCGGTATTCCTATTCGATATGCTGTTAAAGGACGGAGAGGACCTCACGGTCAAGCCACTACCAGTTAGGAGGAGGAATCTGGAGGGGTCGATAAACGAGTCAGACACCTTCTCTCTGGCCAAGGCGATTGTAACAAGCGATCCCGAGGAACTGTGGAACTTCTTCCTACAGGCAATAGAGGACGGCGCCGAGGGTGTAATGGTCAAGGCACTACACGACCAGAGCATTTACAGGGCTGGCATCAGGGGATGGCTCTGGGTCAAGCTCAAGAAAGACTACAAGAGCGAGATGACCGATACAGTAGACCTGGTGGTAGTCGGTGCGTTCTATGGCAGAGGCAAGAGGGGTGGAAAGCTGAGTAGCCTACTCATGGCAGCGTATAATCCGGAGACAGATACTTTCAGGACTGTATGTAAAGTCGCTACTGGATTCACTGACGAGGAGTTAGAGAAGATGCAGGATATGCTCAAGCCCCTGATAATTCCGCATAAGCATCCACGAGTGGACTCCAGGGCCAAACCCGATGTGTGGATCGAGCCAAAGATAGTGGCGGAGATCCTGGGGGCGGAGCTGACACTCTCGCCTATGCACACCTGTTGCCTGGGCGCAGTCAAACCTGGAGTAGGTATATCGATCAGGTTCCCGAGGTTCATTAGGTGGCGGCCGGATAAAGCTCCCGAGGATGCAACGACTGAGGAGGAGCTCTTCGAGATGTATAAGAGGCAGTTGAGGAGGATTGAAGAGGAGCCGGCGAAGGTCTAGGGCGGTCCTAAAGGACCTTGTCGTCCAGAGGATAGAGATACTATACGAGATAGCGGTCCAGAAGGCCAAGGAGGGGGACTGGGACTATGCTGCAAGGCTCGGATCACTGATAAAAGAAATGTCGACGACAACAAGGGTGAGACCCCCCAGATGGATCAAGAAGGCTTTATGCAAGAGATGTAACCTCCCACTTATACCAGGGGTAACAGCGTCGCTACGGTTGAGAAGCCAAGGCAGGTTCTCATATATAGTAATAAGGTGTGCTAGATGCGGTTGGATTCACAGGAGGCCCTACAAGAAGGGAGGTCAACGAAATGCCCCCGAGGAGCGCGAGGAGAGCAAGAGCGGCGCATCACGATAGCCCGCATGTAATCATAGGGAAGAAGGGCTTCACGAAAGAAGTCCTGAAGGAGATCGATAACAGGCTCGACAAGCAAGAGGTAGTGAAAGTCAAGATGCTGAGAACAGCGGTGGGAACGGGTAGAGAGCGTAGGCTGGCTGCAGAGAGGGTAGCTCAGAGCCTGGGCGCACGGCTTATGGGTGTGAGGGGCCGTACATTCGTACTCTACAGGCCCAGGAAGAAATAGTGTTTTTAATTCCCGTGGACAGCGTAGCCGATGGATGGGTGTAAGAGGCCGTGGTCAATGCAATGGAGGTTCCAGCGGACCTGCTAGTCAAGAGAGTCGCAGAGAAGCTCAAGAAATACGAGCAGGTCAAACCGCCCGTATGGGCCTTCTTCGCTAAAACAGGAGTCCACAAGGAGAAGCCCCCCGAGGACCCGGACTGGTGGTATATGAGAGCGGCCTCCATGCTCCGGAAAATGTACAAGAGCGGGGAGCCCATAGGGATAGAAACGTTCAGAACCATTTACGGTGGTAGACAAGACAGGGGCTCGGCGCCGGAGCACTTCAAGAAAGCCTCGGGTAGCGTTGTAAGGAAGCTGCTCCAGCAGCTGGAGGATGCGGGGCTTGTAGCTAAGATCCCCGGGAAGGGGAGAGTCCTCACCCCGGCCGGGAGGAGTCTACTAGATAAAACAGCCAAGGAGATCCTAGAGGATCTAGTCAAGGAGAGGAAGGACCTAGAGATATACCTCTAAGGGGCCCCGGCATTCTACTCCAATATAAAAACCGTTCCCGAGGACTACCTCTACCCGGGGGTGCTACTGCTTGAGCGTAGATGATAGGGAGTTGGAGGAGATAAGGCGGAGAAAGCTAATGGAGCTACAGAGGGAGCTGGAAGAGGAGAAGAAGAGGAAGGCCCTTGAGGCTGAACTTAGGGCTAGAAAGGAGGCGTTGCTACGCAGGATACTGACTGATTCCGCCCGGGAGAGGCTTGCTAACATAAGGCTTGTAAAACCAGAGCTAGCCGAGGCGGCAGAGAACCTGATAATACAACTAGTCCAGGCGGGCCAGCTTGTGCCTCCGGTGTCCGACGAGCAGGTAAAGGCTATATTGTTAAGATTAGACTCACAGGCCAGGCGTAGCTTCAAGATACGGTTCGAGCGCAAGTAGGTGGGCCTGGATGGCTAGGAACAAACCCCACGCAAGGAAGCTTAGGCTCGCGAAAGCCGCCAAGAGAAGTAGGGCTTTGCCTGCATGGGTTATAGTAAAGACCATGAGGAGGTTCACTTTCAACCCCGTTAGAAGGCATTGGAGGATGACTAAGCTGAAGAAGTAGCTGGAGGGTAGGTGGTAATAGCCATGGCGGAGGAGAAGGTTCTGTTCAAGGCCGTCTACAATGTTAACCTCTCCCGTGTATACTGGGGTAGGAGGACTAACCGCGCCGACAGGGCTGTAAAACTCGTTAGAGAGTTCGTCAGGAGGCATACAAAGGCGGATAGGGTAGTCATAGCCGACGAGGTCAACAACTATATATGGAGTAGGGGCCGGGAGAAGCCTCCGAGGAGGGTGAGTATTCTAGTCAAGGTCGTTGAGAAGAGTGAAGAGGAGGAAGAGAAGGAAAAAACTAGAGAAGCCCGCGTATACCTCGCATCGCCTAAGCTAAAGCCCGGTAAGATAGTAGCCAAGGAATCCAAATCCAAGTAGCTGTGGACTTAAGGATCCACTAGACCCGATATGGGTATCGAGGATTGGCGGGGCGTTAGAAGGTGCCGTCTACGGGTAAATTCGAGATACAGACTATGACAGTGATGGGTAACTCCAACGTAGGCGTTTACATGTTCGCCACCGACAAGTACGTCCTCGCCCCGGCAGGGCTAGATAAGGAGGATAAGGAGGTCATAACCGAGGTCCTCGGAGTCGAACCTGTCGAAACCACTATAGCCGGGACCAGGCTCATCGGCGTCCTAGCATCGGGCAACGACAAGGGCCTGCTAGTGGCATCCAGCATCTCAGACGAAGAGTTGCGTCTCCTCAAGAGATCCCTTGGCGACGGAGTTATCGTGGAGACATTACCTTCGAGGAATAACGCGGTCGGTAATCTACTCGTCGCCAACTCTAGGGCTGCACTGGTGTATCCCGGGCTTGAGAGGGAGGCCTTAAAGACTATACAGGACGTGCTCGACGTTGAAGTCTTCCAGAGGGCTATCGCTGGCGTTTCAACAGTTGGAAGTATAATAGCATTAAACACTAGAGGCGGCCTCGTCCACCCCGATGCAACCGACGAAGAGATCAAGTTCCTATCCGAGGTATTCGGAGTACCCTTCATAACCGGAACAGTTAATTTTGGCGTTGCATTCGTCAGAACTGGATTGGTGGCGAACTCTCGGGGCGCCATAGTAGGAGAGGAAACCAGCGGACCCGAACTCGCCCGTATACAAATGGCCCTAGGAGGTGGAGAATAGGAATGACGAGTGTGAAGATATACCTGGTTAAGGGGGAGATGCTACTCTCCCACGATAGATTCCCCGAGTGGAGGAAGTTCGAGATATACGTTCGAGCAGTGAGGCCAGAGCACGCCATAGAGAAGATCTATAGCGATCTAGGAGGCAGGCACAAGCTAAAGAGATACCACATCAAGATAAAGGAGGTAAAAGAGGTCGCCCTAGACGAGGTAGACGATCTAAGGATGCTGAGGCTATCAATGCTAACTAAATGGGTGAAAGCCTAATGTCAAAAAAACCAGAGGAGCAGACAGTAATAGACCCAAACGCGCTACTCGTGCAAGCCCAGGAGCTAGCGCAGATCATAGAGAATCTACGGAGCCTTCTGGCAAACCTAGGCGTTAGAAGGGACAGTATAAGCAAGGCCAAGGAGACCATTGAAGCCATCGGCGAGAGCGAGGAGCCTATATTGGCCCCAGCAGATCCCGAGGGTATAGTATTCTATAAAACCCAGCCGGTCGAGAAGGATAAGTTCCTAGTCCATCTAGGCCTCGACGTCTACGCTGCCCTCAGCAGGGAAAAAGCATTGGAATCGTTGGCTAAGAAGGAGGCCGAGATAAGCAAAGAAATATCGATAGTCTCGGAGAGGCTCGAAGAAGCCCGGCGGCAATACGAGGCGATACAATCGATCCTCCAACAGCTAGCCATGAAACAAGCCCAGGCTAGACGACAACAATAGATCGCCCGAGGAGTGCGTCCTCTAGTCTAACCCCTTCCATTAAACGAGGCCACGGGATGAAGTAACCGATCTGGGGGTCGTCTGTTGTTCAATAGATTTAGAGACGCCATAAAGAAGACCGTGTCTAGTCTGAAGGAGAGAGTGGGTGAGAAGCTACAGAGGGAAATCAAGGAGGACGACCTAGACGAGATACTGGATGAGATGATGATGGAGCTCCTAGAGGTCGATGTAGCCTATGAAGTAGCTGAGTCCCTGGCAGAGGCGGTTAAGAGGTCCCTCATAGGACTACGAATAAGTCGAGGCGTGGACTTAGAGGCTCTAGTGAGGAAGACTATAGAGGAGAAGCTCCTGGAGATCCTTGACAAGCCAGTGCCTGATGTTGTAAGAGAGGCTAGATCAAGGGAGCCCGGCGAGAGACCGTTGGTCCTTGTCTTCCTAGGGGTTAACGGGGTGGGCAAGACAACTACAATTGCAAAGATGGCCTACATGCTCAGGCAAGCAGGTGTAACCCCTGTACTGGCAGCTGCGGATACCTTCAGGGCCGGAGCCCAGGAGCAGCTAGCAGTACATGCTGAGAGGCTTGGAGTGCCCCTGGTAAGGGGTAGGTATGGGGCGGATCCAGCTAGCGTCGCTCACGACGCTATAAGCTATTCCCGGGCTAGGGGGTACCGTGTAGTCCTGGTTGATACTGCTGGTAGAATGCATGCTGATTATGATCTAATGGGCGAGTTGAAGAAGATAGTGAGGGTTTCCAAGCCCGACTACAAGGTGCTGGTGGTTGACAGCCTGACGGGTAACGATGCTGTGGAGCAGGCTAGGAGGTTTAATGAGGCTGTTGGGGTCGACTTTGTCATACTCACGAAGACGGATGCAGACGTTAAGGGGGGTACTGCCGTGTCCGTAGCTGGCGTCATAGGAAAGCCCATAGCCTATCTCGGCATTGGCCAGGGCTATGGAGACCTAGTACGGTT
This genomic window contains:
- a CDS encoding ribonuclease P Rpr2/Rpp21/SNM1 subunit, giving the protein MKRSRRRSRAVLKDLVVQRIEILYEIAVQKAKEGDWDYAARLGSLIKEMSTTTRVRPPRWIKKALCKRCNLPLIPGVTASLRLRSQGRFSYIVIRCARCGWIHRRPYKKGGQRNAPEEREESKSGASR
- a CDS encoding YhbY family RNA-binding protein, producing MPPRSARRARAAHHDSPHVIIGKKGFTKEVLKEIDNRLDKQEVVKVKMLRTAVGTGRERRLAAERVAQSLGARLMGVRGRTFVLYRPRKK
- a CDS encoding 30S ribosomal protein S19e, translating into MVNAMEVPADLLVKRVAEKLKKYEQVKPPVWAFFAKTGVHKEKPPEDPDWWYMRAASMLRKMYKSGEPIGIETFRTIYGGRQDRGSAPEHFKKASGSVVRKLLQQLEDAGLVAKIPGKGRVLTPAGRSLLDKTAKEILEDLVKERKDLEIYL
- a CDS encoding DNA-binding protein, whose amino-acid sequence is MSVDDRELEEIRRRKLMELQRELEEEKKRKALEAELRARKEALLRRILTDSARERLANIRLVKPELAEAAENLIIQLVQAGQLVPPVSDEQVKAILLRLDSQARRSFKIRFERK
- a CDS encoding 50S ribosomal protein L39e; the protein is MARNKPHARKLRLAKAAKRSRALPAWVIVKTMRRFTFNPVRRHWRMTKLKK
- a CDS encoding 50S ribosomal protein L31e — its product is MAEEKVLFKAVYNVNLSRVYWGRRTNRADRAVKLVREFVRRHTKADRVVIADEVNNYIWSRGREKPPRRVSILVKVVEKSEEEEEKEKTREARVYLASPKLKPGKIVAKESKSK
- a CDS encoding translation initiation factor IF-6: MPSTGKFEIQTMTVMGNSNVGVYMFATDKYVLAPAGLDKEDKEVITEVLGVEPVETTIAGTRLIGVLASGNDKGLLVASSISDEELRLLKRSLGDGVIVETLPSRNNAVGNLLVANSRAALVYPGLEREALKTIQDVLDVEVFQRAIAGVSTVGSIIALNTRGGLVHPDATDEEIKFLSEVFGVPFITGTVNFGVAFVRTGLVANSRGAIVGEETSGPELARIQMALGGGE
- a CDS encoding 50S ribosomal protein L18a — translated: MTSVKIYLVKGEMLLSHDRFPEWRKFEIYVRAVRPEHAIEKIYSDLGGRHKLKRYHIKIKEVKEVALDEVDDLRMLRLSMLTKWVKA
- the pfdA gene encoding prefoldin subunit alpha, with the translated sequence MSKKPEEQTVIDPNALLVQAQELAQIIENLRSLLANLGVRRDSISKAKETIEAIGESEEPILAPADPEGIVFYKTQPVEKDKFLVHLGLDVYAALSREKALESLAKKEAEISKEISIVSERLEEARRQYEAIQSILQQLAMKQAQARRQQ
- the ftsY gene encoding signal recognition particle-docking protein FtsY; its protein translation is MFNRFRDAIKKTVSSLKERVGEKLQREIKEDDLDEILDEMMMELLEVDVAYEVAESLAEAVKRSLIGLRISRGVDLEALVRKTIEEKLLEILDKPVPDVVREARSREPGERPLVLVFLGVNGVGKTTTIAKMAYMLRQAGVTPVLAAADTFRAGAQEQLAVHAERLGVPLVRGRYGADPASVAHDAISYSRARGYRVVLVDTAGRMHADYDLMGELKKIVRVSKPDYKVLVVDSLTGNDAVEQARRFNEAVGVDFVILTKTDADVKGGTAVSVAGVIGKPIAYLGIGQGYGDLVRFDAKKFVKDLVGA